From the Solanum pennellii chromosome 4, SPENNV200 genome, one window contains:
- the LOC107018197 gene encoding probable receptor-like serine/threonine-protein kinase At5g57670, protein MTQLECILSAGEDVNRTVVVGMKLDGASRELLTWALVKVAQPGDRVIALHVLNNNEIVDRDGKSSLLSLVKAFDSVLAVYEGFCNLKQVDLKLKICRGTSIRKIIVREANAYLATDVIVGTANHTIRSSASVAKYCARKLPKDCSVLAVNNGKVVFQREASLASYASSKELEHHHGNRLLSVIQRTLTKNSKVLNDSTGLRPTNSCREGRYQTLGEALLKAASASADNSLRQNCSVCSPNCLLPDNSCTQRDEEPSDSNHDDNSMAIVPVQSQEPGSSSITLLVKDLPEVRPGWPLLHRAILSNQQTADTLSIRKLSVVQWALCLPTRHLLCIEDANRRDLHSAADESQAPALDEKSGAIVPVNHETISSKSSPENSPRALPRELDGLHVKYSATCRLFKFQELLLATLKFSSENIIGKGGSSQVFKGCLPDGKELAVKILKQSEGAVREFVLEIEIITALSHKNIISLFGFCFEDNHLLLVYDFLSRGSLEENLHGNNKNPLAFGWKERYKVAVGVAEALEYLHGRDDQPVIHRDVKSSNILLCDDFEPQLSDFGLAKWATTTSSHITCTDVAGTFGYLAPEYFMYGKVNDKIDVYAFGVVLLELISGRKPISSNCPKGQESLVIWAKPILTSGKYAQLLDPQLSSDYDCELVERMVLAAALCIRRAPRARPQMSIVSKLLKGDDETTKWARLQVNGSEGSDTKLPINGMEGADMLEDDTFSHSNLRSHLNLALLGVEEDSLSISSIEHNVSLEDYLRGRWSRSSSFD, encoded by the exons ATGACACAGCTTGAGTGTATTCTTTCTGCCGGAGAAGATGTTAACAGAACTGTTGTTGTTGGAATGAAGCTTGATGGTGCAAGTAGAGAGCTTTTAACATGGGCTCTTGTTAAAGTTGCTCAACCTGGTGATCGAGTTATTGCTCTTCATGTTTTGAATAATAATG AAATTGTAGATCGTGATGGGAAATCCTCATTGTTGTCGTTGGTCAAAGCATTTGATTCAGTTCTTGCAGTTTATGAAGGTTTCTGTAATCTCAAGCAG GTGGATCTTAAGTTAAAGATATGTAGAGGTACATCAATCCGAAAAATTATTGTTCGTGAGGCGAATGCTTACTTAGCAACTGATGTTATAGTTGGTACTGCTAATCATACTATACGATCATCAGCTTCAGTAGCAAAGTACTGTGCTAGAAAGTTGCCTAAAGATTGTTCGGTTTTGGCTGTTAATAATGGGAAGGTTGTTTTTCAAAGGGAGGCTTCGTTAGCATCGTATGCCAGTTCAAAAG AACTTGAGCATCACCATGGGAATCGTTTGCTTAGTGTAATTCAGCGGACTCTGACTAAGAACTCGAAAGTATTAAATGACAGCACTGGGCTTAGGCCAACAAATTCCTGCAGGGAAGGTCGTTATCAGACTCTGGGTGAGGCATTACTGAAAGCTGCTTCTGCATCAGCCGACAATTCCCTTAGACAGAACTGTTCAGTTTGTTCACCCAACTGCCTGTTGCCTGATAATTCTTGCACCCAAAGAGACGAAGAGCCTTCAGACAGTAATCATGATGATAATTCAATGGCGATAGTACCTGTGCAGAGCCAGGAACCAGGATCTAGTTCGATTACGTTGCTAGTAAAGGATTTGCCTGAAGTGAGGCCTGGTTGGCCATTGCTTCACCGAGCCATTTTATCAAATCAACAAACTGCAGACACTTTGTCAATAAGAAAACTCTCAGTTGTCCAGTGGGCATTGTGCCTGCCGACTAGACATCTTTTGTGCATTGAGGATGCAAACAGGAGAGATCTACACTCTGCTGCTGATGAAAGTCAAGCTCCTGCACTAGACGAAAAAAGTGGTGCAATTGTTCCTGTCAATCACGAGACAATATCCTCAAAATCTTCTCCAGAAAATTCTCCAAGAGCCTTACCAAGAGAACTGGATGGACTTCATGTGAAGTACTCTGCAACGTGTAGGTTGTTTAAATTCCAGGAACTTCTCTTGGCAACCTTGAAATTTTCCTCAG AGAACATTATTGGTAAAGGAGGAAGCAGTCAGGTTTTCAAAGGCTGCCTTCCTGATGGCAAAGAACTTGCTGTGAAGATCTTAAAACAATCCGAAGGTGCAGTGCGGGAGTTTGTTTTGGAAATTGAGATTATTACTGCTTTGAGTCACAAAAACATAATCTCCCTATTTGGATTCTGTTTTGAGGACAACCACCTTCTCcttgtatatgattttttatctaGGGGAAGCCTTGAAGAGAATCTACATG GTAATAATAAGAATCCACTCGCGTTTGGGTGGAAAGAGAGATACAAAGTTGCTGTTGGTGTTGCCGAGGCACTAGAATATCTTCATGGCAGAGATGATCAACCAGTGATCCACCGTGATGTAAAATCGTCAAATATACTACTGTGTGATGATTTTGAGCCTCAG CTCTCTGATTTTGGACTTGCTAAATGGGCAACAACAACCTCATCTCATATTACATGTACTGATGTAGCTGGAACCTTCGG TTACTTGGCTCCAGAATATTTCATGTATGGAAAGGTTAATGACAAGATTGATGTCTATGCATTTGGAGTAGTACTTCTTGAGCTTATTTCAGGAAGAAAGCCCATAAGTAGCAATTGTCCGAAGGGCCAAGAGAGCCTGGTTATTTGG GCAAAGCCAATTCTAACTAGTGGGAAGTATGCCCAGTTACTAGACCCACAGTTGAGTTCTGATTACGATTGTGAACTAGTAGAAAGGATGGTGCTGGCTGCTGCCCTTTGTATCAGACGTGCTCCACGAGCTCGACCACAAATGAGCATT GTTTCAAAGCTGCTCAAAGGCGATGATGAAACAACCAAGTGGGCAAGGTTACAAGTCAATGGTTCAGAAGGATCCGACACAAAGCTACCAATAAATGGCATGGAAGGAGCCGATATGTTGGAAGATGACACCTTTTCACATTCTAATCTCCGGTCACACCTTAACCTTGCATTGCTCGGCGTTGAAGAGGATTCTCTCTCGATAAGCAGCATTGAGCACAATGTCTCGTTAGAGGACTATTTACGAGGAAGATGGAGCCGATCATCAAGCTTTGACTAA
- the LOC107016962 gene encoding putative protein TPRXL, giving the protein MASSPLHSSALLPLLFSSSSSTPGSSHSSAAPPSTRKQQRRRPPSTSSSRQPPSTSSSRHSSQQMAEQTELNMGVADQSRISMADSTDNTPSNSNDLSIGTEITKKKKRNGS; this is encoded by the exons atgGC TTCCTCTCCTCTTCACTCTTCagctcttcttcctcttcttttctcctcttcctcttctaCTCCAGGCTCCAGCCACTCTTCAGCAGCGCCGCCGTCCACCAGGAAGCAGCAGCGCCGCCGTCCGCCGTCCACCAGCAGCAGCCGCCAGCCGCCGTCCACCAGCAGCAGCCGCCACAGCAGTCAGCag atggcTGAACAAACAGAATTAAATATGGGTGTAGCTGATCAAAGTCGAATAAGTATGGCTGATTCTACGGATAATACACCTAGTAATAGCAATGATCTGTCGATTGGCacagaaataacaaaaaaaaagaaaagaaatggatCCTAG